One genomic window of Ziziphus jujuba cultivar Dongzao chromosome 4, ASM3175591v1 includes the following:
- the LOC107416288 gene encoding myosin-binding protein 3 isoform X1, translating to MASNRFATMLHRNTHKLILILVYALLEWVLIILLLLNSLFSYLITKFANYFGLKKPCLWCSRVDHILEPGKGTKSYTDLVCESHAMEISQLGYCSNHQKVAESQKMCGNCLASQPNYIGKSTGMTRRMAFISWMNDNRLENDENVFTCSCCNESLSSKNQHPHLLFKSAWESMEYNQKGDLIIEAMDGDDNDNNGGEYLGSIKHDKLPNHSKNIDCEMEINNEEHDDDGDTRIADENRFPSNVHSFSLRETPEEDCLSSASMFICYEKEAMEDNKSSSLDIARQDSNGTEFGTQFSDGSTIHCCSEEDDLVEIIDLSCKDHRIHDLNHRLIPIELIDFSTRADQGLYSLKEEDSVKHSHEDENLHYNSRVGSQLEIAGKAELVIMNKSAEKTGNGEFESSKMEEAAVDKSSLPDGEDREQDLVGKSSEQVFTSQEVQTLSTNVKKVAMENPNNQPAAESKEERDAFLDDQTISRTLVSTQVSDCSADQFQEDQSLINNDGAEIYKGPDALMAQNDHGSQHMEKAVVHRETGSVEKNQNGTENLCLLSEDNEPKEEKYPDTPTSVENLHYLEKKQLQFERRESGTKESFYGNVVNQLEGSDVVTTIEALKAALQADRKVLSALYAELEEERSASAIATNQTMAMITRLQEEKAAMQMEALQYQRMMEEQSEYDQEALQLLNDLMVKREKEKQELEKELEVYRKKVVDYEEKESLRMIRRIRDGSVRSGNSSASCSHECYSDHELSIDLNHEGRDGDTMSFNGNQESSNYNTPAAEIINLEEMALDCVKNISVLDDSLVEFEEERTSILDQLKALEERLIKLGVSNELSEDHNDFSSLEDNGFSKDKHYHEEKTLSSMAKSLLPLLDAAGDETDQEGLRYEDNVVEYKSDDQIQVSELDKQKVIKIEEVDHVYERLQALESDSEFLKHCMGSIKQGDKGKDLLQEILQHLRDLKTIELQERNMHRGSLSFGEVPL from the exons ATGGCTTCCAACAGGTTTGCAACCATGTTGCATAGAAACACCCACAAACTCATTCTAATTCTGGTTTATGCACTTCTTGAATGGGTTCTGATAATCCTTCTGCTCTTAAACTCCTTGTTCAGCTACTTGATTACCAAATTTGCAAATTACTTTGGTCTTAAAAAGCCCTGCCTGTGGTGTTCTAGAGTTGATCACATCTTAGAACCTGGTAAAGGAACAAAGTCTTATACAGATCTTGTATGTGAGAGCCATGCAATGGAGATTTCTCAATTGGGTTACTGCTCAAACCATCAAAAAGTTGCTGAATCACAAAAAATGTGTGGGAATTGCTTGGCCTCTCAGCCAAATTATATCGGAAAATCCACGGGAATGACTAGGAGGATGGCTTTCATATCGTGGATGAACGACAACAGGCTCGAAAATGATGAAAATGTTTTCACGTGTTCTTGTTGCAATGAGAGCTTGAGCAGCAAAAATCAACATCCTCATTTGCTGTTTAAGTCAGCTTGGGAATCTATGGAGTACAACCAGAAAGGAGATTTGATTATAGAAGCAATGGATGGTGATGATAATGACAACAATGGAGGTGAGTACCTTGGGTCAATAAAACATGATAAGCTGCCAAATCACAGCAAGAATATTGATTGTGAGATGGAAATAAACAACGAAgaacatgatgatgatggtgatacTAGAATAGCAGATGAAAATCGTTTTCCTTCTAATGTTCATAGCTTTAGCTTGAGAGAAACACCAGAGGAAGATTGTTTAAGTTCTGCATCAATGTTTATTTGTTATGAAAAGGAAGCAATGGAAGATAACAAATCAAGTTCACTTGACATTGCGAGGCAAGATTCTAATGGCACCGAGTTCGGTACTCAATTCTCGGATGGTTCTACCATCCATTGTTGTTCTGAAGAAGATGATTTAGTTGAAATTATTGATCTCTCTTGCAAGGATCATAGGATTCATGATCTCAATCATCGTTTGATTCCTATCGAGTTGATCGACTTTTCAACAAGAGCAGACCAGGGACTCTACAGCTTAAAAGAGGAAGATAGCGTAAAGCATTCTCATGAGGATGAAAATCTACATTATAATTCAAGAGTTGGATCACAACTCGAAATTGCAGGCAAAGCAGAATTAGTAATAATGAACAAAAGCGCAGAGAAGACAGGTAATGGAGAATTTGAAAGCTCGAAAATGGAGGAGGCTGCTGTTGATAAATCTTCATTGCCAGATGGTGAAGATAGAGAACAAGATTTGGTAGGAAAGTCAAGTGAACAAGTTTTTACAAGTCAAGAAGTTCAAACTTTATCAACCAATGTTAAAAAAGTAGCCATGGAAAATCCAAACAACCAACCAG CAGCAGAATCTAAAGAAGAAAGGGATGCATTTTTGGATGATCAAACTATTTCAAGAACCTTGGTAAGCACACAAGTTTCTGATTGTTCAGCTGATCAATTTCAAGAAGATCAATCTCTCATAAACAATGATGGTGCTGAAATTTATAAGGGTCCTGATGCGTTAATGGCTCAGAATGATCATG GTTCACAACATATGGAAAAAGCTGTAGTGCATAGGGAAACAGGTTCAgttgaaaaaaaccaaaatgggACAGAAAATCTATGCTTGCTTTCAGAGGATAATGAACCGAAGGAAGAGAAATATCCTGACACACCGACTTCTGTTGAGAATCTCCATTACTTGGAGAAGAAGCAGCTGCAATTCGAGAGGAGGGAATCCGGGACAAAGGAGTCTTTCTATGGAAATGTCGTTAATCAACTGGAAGGTAGTGATGTAGTTACAACTATTGAAGCACTTAAAGCAGCTTTGCAAGCGGATCGAAAAGTACTGAGTGCTTTATATGCAGAACTAGAGGAAGAGAGGAGTGCCTCTGCAATAGCTACCAACCAGACAATGGCAATGATAACCAGGCTTCAAGAAGAAAAAGCGGCTATGCAAATGGAGGCCTTGCAATACCAAAGGATGATGGAAGAACAATCCGAGTATGATCAGGAAGCTTTACAGCTACTGAATGACCTGATGGTCaaaagagagaaggagaagcaGGAACTCGAGAAAGAATTGGAAGTATATCGAAAGAAGGTCGTCGATTACGAGGAGAAAGAGAGTTTGAGGATGATAAGAAGGATAAGAGATGGAAGTGTAAGAAGTGGGAACTCATCTGCTTCTTGCAGCCATGAATGTTATAGTGATCATGAGCTATCTATTGATCTAAATCATGAAGGGAGGGATGGAGATACTATGAGCTTCAATGGCAACCAAGAAAGCAGTAACTACAATACTCCAGCTGCTGAAATCATAAATTTGGAGGAAATGGCTTTAGACTGTGTGAAGAATATTAGTGTTCTTGATGACTCATTGGTAGAATTCGAGGAAGAGAGGACATCCATACTTGATCAGCTTAAAGCATTGGAGGAGAGGCTAATCAAATTGGGTGTCAGTAATGAATTATCCGAGGATCATAATGATTTTAGCAGTCTAGAAGATAATGGTTTTTCAAAAGACAAACATTACCATGAGGAAAAAACATTGAGCTCCATGGCAAAGAGTCTGCTTCCACTATTAGATGCAGCTGGTGATGAAACTGATCAGGAAGGACTAAGATATGAAGACAATGTTGTTGAATATAAATCTGATGATCAAATTCAGGTTTCTGAATTGGACAAACAGAAAGTAATCAAAATCGAGGAGGTTGACCATGTGTATGAGAGGCTACAAGCTCTTGAATCAGACAGTGAGTTTCTGAAACATTGTATGGGCTCTATAAAGCAAGGAGATAAAGGAAAGGATCTTCTTCAAGAGATATTGCAGCATTTAAGGGATCTAAAAACCATTGAACTCCAAGAAAGGAATATGCATCGTGGTTCTTTGAGTTTTGGTGAAGTTCCTTTATAA
- the LOC107416288 gene encoding myosin-binding protein 3 isoform X3, with amino-acid sequence MASNRFATMLHRNTHKLILILVYALLEWVLIILLLLNSLFSYLITKFANYFGLKKPCLWCSRVDHILEPGKGTKSYTDLVCESHAMEISQLGYCSNHQKVAESQKMCGNCLASQPNYIGKSTGMTRRMAFISWMNDNRLENDENVFTCSCCNESLSSKNQHPHLLFKSAWESMEYNQKGDLIIEAMDGDDNDNNGGEYLGSIKHDKLPNHSKNIDCEMEINNEEHDDDGDTRIADENRFPSNVHSFSLRETPEEDCLSSASMFICYEKEAMEDNKSSSLDIARQDSNGTEFGTQFSDGSTIHCCSEEDDLVEIIDLSCKDHRIHDLNHRLIPIELIDFSTRADQGLYSLKEEDSVKHSHEDENLHYNSRVGSQLEIAGKAELVIMNKSAEKTGNGEFESSKMEEAAVDKSSLPDGEDREQDLVGKSSEQVFTSQEVQTLSTNVKKVAMENPNNQPESKEERDAFLDDQTISRTLVSTQVSDCSADQFQEDQSLINNDGAEIYKGPDALMAQNDHGSQHMEKAVVHRETGSVEKNQNGTENLCLLSEDNEPKEEKYPDTPTSVENLHYLEKKQLQFERRESGTKESFYGNVVNQLEGSDVVTTIEALKAALQADRKVLSALYAELEEERSASAIATNQTMAMITRLQEEKAAMQMEALQYQRMMEEQSEYDQEALQLLNDLMVKREKEKQELEKELEVYRKKVVDYEEKESLRMIRRIRDGSVRSGNSSASCSHECYSDHELSIDLNHEGRDGDTMSFNGNQESSNYNTPAAEIINLEEMALDCVKNISVLDDSLVEFEEERTSILDQLKALEERLIKLGVSNELSEDHNDFSSLEDNGFSKDKHYHEEKTLSSMAKSLLPLLDAAGDETDQEGLRYEDNVVEYKSDDQIQVSELDKQKVIKIEEVDHVYERLQALESDSEFLKHCMGSIKQGDKGKDLLQEILQHLRDLKTIELQERNMHRGSLSFGEVPL; translated from the exons ATGGCTTCCAACAGGTTTGCAACCATGTTGCATAGAAACACCCACAAACTCATTCTAATTCTGGTTTATGCACTTCTTGAATGGGTTCTGATAATCCTTCTGCTCTTAAACTCCTTGTTCAGCTACTTGATTACCAAATTTGCAAATTACTTTGGTCTTAAAAAGCCCTGCCTGTGGTGTTCTAGAGTTGATCACATCTTAGAACCTGGTAAAGGAACAAAGTCTTATACAGATCTTGTATGTGAGAGCCATGCAATGGAGATTTCTCAATTGGGTTACTGCTCAAACCATCAAAAAGTTGCTGAATCACAAAAAATGTGTGGGAATTGCTTGGCCTCTCAGCCAAATTATATCGGAAAATCCACGGGAATGACTAGGAGGATGGCTTTCATATCGTGGATGAACGACAACAGGCTCGAAAATGATGAAAATGTTTTCACGTGTTCTTGTTGCAATGAGAGCTTGAGCAGCAAAAATCAACATCCTCATTTGCTGTTTAAGTCAGCTTGGGAATCTATGGAGTACAACCAGAAAGGAGATTTGATTATAGAAGCAATGGATGGTGATGATAATGACAACAATGGAGGTGAGTACCTTGGGTCAATAAAACATGATAAGCTGCCAAATCACAGCAAGAATATTGATTGTGAGATGGAAATAAACAACGAAgaacatgatgatgatggtgatacTAGAATAGCAGATGAAAATCGTTTTCCTTCTAATGTTCATAGCTTTAGCTTGAGAGAAACACCAGAGGAAGATTGTTTAAGTTCTGCATCAATGTTTATTTGTTATGAAAAGGAAGCAATGGAAGATAACAAATCAAGTTCACTTGACATTGCGAGGCAAGATTCTAATGGCACCGAGTTCGGTACTCAATTCTCGGATGGTTCTACCATCCATTGTTGTTCTGAAGAAGATGATTTAGTTGAAATTATTGATCTCTCTTGCAAGGATCATAGGATTCATGATCTCAATCATCGTTTGATTCCTATCGAGTTGATCGACTTTTCAACAAGAGCAGACCAGGGACTCTACAGCTTAAAAGAGGAAGATAGCGTAAAGCATTCTCATGAGGATGAAAATCTACATTATAATTCAAGAGTTGGATCACAACTCGAAATTGCAGGCAAAGCAGAATTAGTAATAATGAACAAAAGCGCAGAGAAGACAGGTAATGGAGAATTTGAAAGCTCGAAAATGGAGGAGGCTGCTGTTGATAAATCTTCATTGCCAGATGGTGAAGATAGAGAACAAGATTTGGTAGGAAAGTCAAGTGAACAAGTTTTTACAAGTCAAGAAGTTCAAACTTTATCAACCAATGTTAAAAAAGTAGCCATGGAAAATCCAAACAACCAACCAG AATCTAAAGAAGAAAGGGATGCATTTTTGGATGATCAAACTATTTCAAGAACCTTGGTAAGCACACAAGTTTCTGATTGTTCAGCTGATCAATTTCAAGAAGATCAATCTCTCATAAACAATGATGGTGCTGAAATTTATAAGGGTCCTGATGCGTTAATGGCTCAGAATGATCATG GTTCACAACATATGGAAAAAGCTGTAGTGCATAGGGAAACAGGTTCAgttgaaaaaaaccaaaatgggACAGAAAATCTATGCTTGCTTTCAGAGGATAATGAACCGAAGGAAGAGAAATATCCTGACACACCGACTTCTGTTGAGAATCTCCATTACTTGGAGAAGAAGCAGCTGCAATTCGAGAGGAGGGAATCCGGGACAAAGGAGTCTTTCTATGGAAATGTCGTTAATCAACTGGAAGGTAGTGATGTAGTTACAACTATTGAAGCACTTAAAGCAGCTTTGCAAGCGGATCGAAAAGTACTGAGTGCTTTATATGCAGAACTAGAGGAAGAGAGGAGTGCCTCTGCAATAGCTACCAACCAGACAATGGCAATGATAACCAGGCTTCAAGAAGAAAAAGCGGCTATGCAAATGGAGGCCTTGCAATACCAAAGGATGATGGAAGAACAATCCGAGTATGATCAGGAAGCTTTACAGCTACTGAATGACCTGATGGTCaaaagagagaaggagaagcaGGAACTCGAGAAAGAATTGGAAGTATATCGAAAGAAGGTCGTCGATTACGAGGAGAAAGAGAGTTTGAGGATGATAAGAAGGATAAGAGATGGAAGTGTAAGAAGTGGGAACTCATCTGCTTCTTGCAGCCATGAATGTTATAGTGATCATGAGCTATCTATTGATCTAAATCATGAAGGGAGGGATGGAGATACTATGAGCTTCAATGGCAACCAAGAAAGCAGTAACTACAATACTCCAGCTGCTGAAATCATAAATTTGGAGGAAATGGCTTTAGACTGTGTGAAGAATATTAGTGTTCTTGATGACTCATTGGTAGAATTCGAGGAAGAGAGGACATCCATACTTGATCAGCTTAAAGCATTGGAGGAGAGGCTAATCAAATTGGGTGTCAGTAATGAATTATCCGAGGATCATAATGATTTTAGCAGTCTAGAAGATAATGGTTTTTCAAAAGACAAACATTACCATGAGGAAAAAACATTGAGCTCCATGGCAAAGAGTCTGCTTCCACTATTAGATGCAGCTGGTGATGAAACTGATCAGGAAGGACTAAGATATGAAGACAATGTTGTTGAATATAAATCTGATGATCAAATTCAGGTTTCTGAATTGGACAAACAGAAAGTAATCAAAATCGAGGAGGTTGACCATGTGTATGAGAGGCTACAAGCTCTTGAATCAGACAGTGAGTTTCTGAAACATTGTATGGGCTCTATAAAGCAAGGAGATAAAGGAAAGGATCTTCTTCAAGAGATATTGCAGCATTTAAGGGATCTAAAAACCATTGAACTCCAAGAAAGGAATATGCATCGTGGTTCTTTGAGTTTTGGTGAAGTTCCTTTATAA
- the LOC107416288 gene encoding myosin-binding protein 3 isoform X5, which produces MASNSYLITKFANYFGLKKPCLWCSRVDHILEPGKGTKSYTDLVCESHAMEISQLGYCSNHQKVAESQKMCGNCLASQPNYIGKSTGMTRRMAFISWMNDNRLENDENVFTCSCCNESLSSKNQHPHLLFKSAWESMEYNQKGDLIIEAMDGDDNDNNGGEYLGSIKHDKLPNHSKNIDCEMEINNEEHDDDGDTRIADENRFPSNVHSFSLRETPEEDCLSSASMFICYEKEAMEDNKSSSLDIARQDSNGTEFGTQFSDGSTIHCCSEEDDLVEIIDLSCKDHRIHDLNHRLIPIELIDFSTRADQGLYSLKEEDSVKHSHEDENLHYNSRVGSQLEIAGKAELVIMNKSAEKTGNGEFESSKMEEAAVDKSSLPDGEDREQDLVGKSSEQVFTSQEVQTLSTNVKKVAMENPNNQPAAESKEERDAFLDDQTISRTLVSTQVSDCSADQFQEDQSLINNDGAEIYKGPDALMAQNDHGSQHMEKAVVHRETGSVEKNQNGTENLCLLSEDNEPKEEKYPDTPTSVENLHYLEKKQLQFERRESGTKESFYGNVVNQLEGSDVVTTIEALKAALQADRKVLSALYAELEEERSASAIATNQTMAMITRLQEEKAAMQMEALQYQRMMEEQSEYDQEALQLLNDLMVKREKEKQELEKELEVYRKKVVDYEEKESLRMIRRIRDGSVRSGNSSASCSHECYSDHELSIDLNHEGRDGDTMSFNGNQESSNYNTPAAEIINLEEMALDCVKNISVLDDSLVEFEEERTSILDQLKALEERLIKLGVSNELSEDHNDFSSLEDNGFSKDKHYHEEKTLSSMAKSLLPLLDAAGDETDQEGLRYEDNVVEYKSDDQIQVSELDKQKVIKIEEVDHVYERLQALESDSEFLKHCMGSIKQGDKGKDLLQEILQHLRDLKTIELQERNMHRGSLSFGEVPL; this is translated from the exons ATGGCTTCCAACAG CTACTTGATTACCAAATTTGCAAATTACTTTGGTCTTAAAAAGCCCTGCCTGTGGTGTTCTAGAGTTGATCACATCTTAGAACCTGGTAAAGGAACAAAGTCTTATACAGATCTTGTATGTGAGAGCCATGCAATGGAGATTTCTCAATTGGGTTACTGCTCAAACCATCAAAAAGTTGCTGAATCACAAAAAATGTGTGGGAATTGCTTGGCCTCTCAGCCAAATTATATCGGAAAATCCACGGGAATGACTAGGAGGATGGCTTTCATATCGTGGATGAACGACAACAGGCTCGAAAATGATGAAAATGTTTTCACGTGTTCTTGTTGCAATGAGAGCTTGAGCAGCAAAAATCAACATCCTCATTTGCTGTTTAAGTCAGCTTGGGAATCTATGGAGTACAACCAGAAAGGAGATTTGATTATAGAAGCAATGGATGGTGATGATAATGACAACAATGGAGGTGAGTACCTTGGGTCAATAAAACATGATAAGCTGCCAAATCACAGCAAGAATATTGATTGTGAGATGGAAATAAACAACGAAgaacatgatgatgatggtgatacTAGAATAGCAGATGAAAATCGTTTTCCTTCTAATGTTCATAGCTTTAGCTTGAGAGAAACACCAGAGGAAGATTGTTTAAGTTCTGCATCAATGTTTATTTGTTATGAAAAGGAAGCAATGGAAGATAACAAATCAAGTTCACTTGACATTGCGAGGCAAGATTCTAATGGCACCGAGTTCGGTACTCAATTCTCGGATGGTTCTACCATCCATTGTTGTTCTGAAGAAGATGATTTAGTTGAAATTATTGATCTCTCTTGCAAGGATCATAGGATTCATGATCTCAATCATCGTTTGATTCCTATCGAGTTGATCGACTTTTCAACAAGAGCAGACCAGGGACTCTACAGCTTAAAAGAGGAAGATAGCGTAAAGCATTCTCATGAGGATGAAAATCTACATTATAATTCAAGAGTTGGATCACAACTCGAAATTGCAGGCAAAGCAGAATTAGTAATAATGAACAAAAGCGCAGAGAAGACAGGTAATGGAGAATTTGAAAGCTCGAAAATGGAGGAGGCTGCTGTTGATAAATCTTCATTGCCAGATGGTGAAGATAGAGAACAAGATTTGGTAGGAAAGTCAAGTGAACAAGTTTTTACAAGTCAAGAAGTTCAAACTTTATCAACCAATGTTAAAAAAGTAGCCATGGAAAATCCAAACAACCAACCAG CAGCAGAATCTAAAGAAGAAAGGGATGCATTTTTGGATGATCAAACTATTTCAAGAACCTTGGTAAGCACACAAGTTTCTGATTGTTCAGCTGATCAATTTCAAGAAGATCAATCTCTCATAAACAATGATGGTGCTGAAATTTATAAGGGTCCTGATGCGTTAATGGCTCAGAATGATCATG GTTCACAACATATGGAAAAAGCTGTAGTGCATAGGGAAACAGGTTCAgttgaaaaaaaccaaaatgggACAGAAAATCTATGCTTGCTTTCAGAGGATAATGAACCGAAGGAAGAGAAATATCCTGACACACCGACTTCTGTTGAGAATCTCCATTACTTGGAGAAGAAGCAGCTGCAATTCGAGAGGAGGGAATCCGGGACAAAGGAGTCTTTCTATGGAAATGTCGTTAATCAACTGGAAGGTAGTGATGTAGTTACAACTATTGAAGCACTTAAAGCAGCTTTGCAAGCGGATCGAAAAGTACTGAGTGCTTTATATGCAGAACTAGAGGAAGAGAGGAGTGCCTCTGCAATAGCTACCAACCAGACAATGGCAATGATAACCAGGCTTCAAGAAGAAAAAGCGGCTATGCAAATGGAGGCCTTGCAATACCAAAGGATGATGGAAGAACAATCCGAGTATGATCAGGAAGCTTTACAGCTACTGAATGACCTGATGGTCaaaagagagaaggagaagcaGGAACTCGAGAAAGAATTGGAAGTATATCGAAAGAAGGTCGTCGATTACGAGGAGAAAGAGAGTTTGAGGATGATAAGAAGGATAAGAGATGGAAGTGTAAGAAGTGGGAACTCATCTGCTTCTTGCAGCCATGAATGTTATAGTGATCATGAGCTATCTATTGATCTAAATCATGAAGGGAGGGATGGAGATACTATGAGCTTCAATGGCAACCAAGAAAGCAGTAACTACAATACTCCAGCTGCTGAAATCATAAATTTGGAGGAAATGGCTTTAGACTGTGTGAAGAATATTAGTGTTCTTGATGACTCATTGGTAGAATTCGAGGAAGAGAGGACATCCATACTTGATCAGCTTAAAGCATTGGAGGAGAGGCTAATCAAATTGGGTGTCAGTAATGAATTATCCGAGGATCATAATGATTTTAGCAGTCTAGAAGATAATGGTTTTTCAAAAGACAAACATTACCATGAGGAAAAAACATTGAGCTCCATGGCAAAGAGTCTGCTTCCACTATTAGATGCAGCTGGTGATGAAACTGATCAGGAAGGACTAAGATATGAAGACAATGTTGTTGAATATAAATCTGATGATCAAATTCAGGTTTCTGAATTGGACAAACAGAAAGTAATCAAAATCGAGGAGGTTGACCATGTGTATGAGAGGCTACAAGCTCTTGAATCAGACAGTGAGTTTCTGAAACATTGTATGGGCTCTATAAAGCAAGGAGATAAAGGAAAGGATCTTCTTCAAGAGATATTGCAGCATTTAAGGGATCTAAAAACCATTGAACTCCAAGAAAGGAATATGCATCGTGGTTCTTTGAGTTTTGGTGAAGTTCCTTTATAA